One genomic segment of Candidatus Fukatsuia endosymbiont of Tuberolachnus salignus includes these proteins:
- the hslU gene encoding HslU--HslV peptidase ATPase subunit, giving the protein MSAIDPQELTPSQIVDELNSHIVGQNKAKRAVAIALRNRWRRMQLNEELRHEVTPKNILMIGPTGVGKTEIARRLAKLVNAPFIKVEATKFTEVGYVGKEVDSIIRDLTDAAIKMARQQSIEKMRPRAEELAEERILDVLVTPPAKDNSKSKEKPELPSAARTAFRKKLREGELDDKEIEIDLAVGSLGVEIMTPPGMEEMTNHLQSMFQQMNSHRQKTRKLKIKEALRLVVEEEAAKLVNPEELHKQAIEAVEQQGIVFIDEIDKICKRGQTSSADISRQGVQRDLLPLVEGCTVSTKHGMVKTDHILFIASGAFQVASPYDLIPELQGRLPIQVELEALSTEDFERILTEPNASLTEQYKALMATEGVTVKFTDDGINSIAKAAWQVNENTENIGARRLHTVLERLMEDISYSASENHGQSVTIDEKYVRKYLDKLVTDEDLSRFIL; this is encoded by the coding sequence ATGTCTGCAATTGATCCACAGGAACTGACCCCGAGCCAGATAGTTGATGAGTTAAATAGCCATATTGTCGGCCAGAACAAAGCCAAGCGTGCTGTTGCTATCGCCTTGCGTAACCGTTGGCGGCGTATGCAGTTGAATGAAGAGTTACGTCATGAAGTGACACCAAAGAATATTTTGATGATTGGTCCAACAGGTGTGGGTAAAACCGAAATTGCTCGTCGTTTGGCCAAGCTGGTCAACGCGCCCTTTATCAAGGTCGAAGCGACAAAATTTACCGAAGTCGGTTATGTGGGTAAGGAAGTTGATTCCATCATCCGTGATTTGACCGATGCCGCGATAAAAATGGCACGTCAGCAATCTATCGAGAAAATGCGTCCACGTGCCGAAGAATTAGCCGAAGAGCGCATCCTGGATGTTTTGGTTACACCACCGGCAAAAGATAATTCGAAATCCAAAGAAAAACCGGAGCTTCCTTCCGCCGCTCGCACCGCTTTTCGTAAAAAACTGCGTGAAGGCGAGCTTGATGATAAAGAAATCGAAATTGATTTGGCAGTGGGATCGCTAGGAGTAGAAATTATGACGCCTCCTGGCATGGAAGAAATGACCAATCACCTGCAATCCATGTTCCAACAGATGAACAGTCACAGGCAAAAAACGCGCAAACTCAAGATAAAAGAAGCACTTAGACTGGTAGTTGAAGAGGAAGCAGCTAAGCTGGTGAATCCAGAAGAGCTGCATAAACAAGCTATTGAGGCCGTTGAGCAGCAAGGCATCGTGTTTATCGATGAAATCGATAAAATTTGCAAGCGAGGCCAAACTTCTAGTGCAGATATCTCCCGCCAAGGTGTACAGAGGGATCTACTGCCACTGGTGGAAGGCTGTACGGTTTCCACTAAACATGGCATGGTAAAAACAGACCATATTCTGTTTATTGCCTCGGGTGCCTTTCAGGTAGCAAGCCCTTATGATTTGATCCCTGAACTGCAGGGGCGTTTGCCTATCCAGGTTGAATTAGAAGCACTGAGTACTGAAGATTTTGAACGCATTCTGACCGAACCTAATGCCTCACTCACCGAGCAGTACAAAGCATTGATGGCAACAGAAGGTGTAACTGTCAAATTTACTGACGATGGCATCAACAGTATTGCCAAAGCAGCCTGGCAGGTGAACGAAAATACCGAAAATATCGGTGCGCGTCGTTTGCACACGGTATTGGAGCGTCTAATGGAAGATATTTCTTATAGTGCCAGTGAAAATCACGGCCAGTCTGTCACTATTGATGAAAAGTATGTTCGTAAGTATTTGGATAAGCTGGTAACAGATGAAGATTTAAGTCGTTTTATTCTATAA
- a CDS encoding DNA-binding protein — protein MKKEWFAAKELTGIAGLPSSPQGVNLMAKRQGWEQRRRLGVQGKALEYHVDSLPDTVFNLLQLNENTACYSVNGEDPLAIWVGAFNQLTESKRKRMTSFILSAGIEKLVELVNNKQMEDLLESE, from the coding sequence ATGAAAAAAGAGTGGTTTGCAGCCAAAGAACTTACAGGCATTGCTGGATTACCTTCTTCACCACAAGGAGTCAACCTCATGGCTAAACGTCAAGGATGGGAACAACGTCGCCGCTTAGGTGTTCAAGGAAAAGCACTCGAATACCACGTAGATAGTTTGCCAGATACTGTTTTTAACCTACTGCAATTAAACGAAAATACAGCATGTTATTCTGTCAATGGAGAAGATCCGTTGGCAATATGGGTCGGAGCATTTAACCAATTGACTGAGTCTAAACGTAAAAGAATGACTAGCTTCATATTGAGTGCCGGCATTGAGAAGTTAGTCGAGCTGGTTAATAATAAGCAAATGGAAGATCTTTTAGAATCAGAGTGA
- the mraZ gene encoding division/cell wall cluster transcriptional repressor MraZ, whose product MFRGATMINLDNKGRLAVPTRYRDLLNEGTQGQMVCTIDLHQPCLLLYPLSEWEVIEEKLSYLSSMNPLERRVQRLLLGHASECQMDGSGRLLIPNTLRQHARLSKEVMLVGQFNKFELWDVQIWYQQIKEDVDAEQLQPLSERLQNFSL is encoded by the coding sequence ATGTTCCGTGGTGCAACGATGATAAACCTCGACAACAAAGGTCGGCTCGCCGTGCCTACCCGGTATCGGGATTTGCTCAATGAGGGAACACAAGGCCAGATGGTCTGTACTATCGACTTGCATCAGCCCTGTTTACTACTTTATCCATTGTCTGAGTGGGAAGTGATTGAGGAAAAACTCTCTTACTTATCCAGCATGAACCCATTAGAACGCCGTGTTCAGCGTTTGTTATTGGGACACGCCAGCGAATGTCAGATGGATGGTTCAGGCCGATTGTTAATCCCCAACACTTTGCGTCAACACGCAAGGCTAAGTAAAGAAGTCATGTTAGTCGGACAATTTAACAAGTTTGAACTCTGGGATGTACAGATTTGGTACCAGCAAATAAAGGAAGATGTTGACGCAGAACAGCTCCAACCACTGTCTGAACGATTACAGAATTTTTCTTTGTAG
- the cydC gene encoding heme ABC transporter ATP-binding protein/permease CydC, giving the protein MRLLLPFLALYRRHWFLASLGIVMTTLTLLAAVGLLALSGWFLAGSALAGSSGLYSFNYLLPAAGVRGAAIIRTAGRYVERVVSHDATFRILAHLRLFAFQKILPLSPGGIARFRQSEILNCFVADVDTLDHLYLRIITPLVAAMVIIFTVTFGLSLLDINMALTLGAILLGLLLLLPVIFYHIGKPIGSALTDLRALYRSALTSWLQGQAELLVFSTVERFHTKLANIEQHWLVRQQQQASLSAFSQALMILATGLTLILLLWLAAENINFIHTVSNDQASALIAFFVFAAIAAFEALSPVTGAFLHLGQVITAAKRVTHLIKQQPAVTFPSTVISSPISSLITLEMKQVSFTYPDQPLPVLQAISLSLAAGEHIALLGRTGCGKSTLLQLLTRAWDPPQGHIYINKQPITHFDESTLRRIMVVVSQRIHIFSDTLRANLLLAAPSATDIQLQKVLNQVGLQNLLANDEGLNAWLGEGGRGLSGGEQRRLGIARALLHSAPLWLLDEPTDGLDAETEQQIFSLLRQHCQRKSLILITHSLYGLETMDRICVMDGGRIVEQGDHQSLLKNKGRYYQLRKRYGSSHII; this is encoded by the coding sequence ATGCGCCTTTTGTTGCCTTTTCTGGCGCTGTATCGTCGTCATTGGTTTCTTGCTAGCTTAGGGATAGTCATGACGACTCTAACCCTGCTAGCGGCTGTGGGTCTGCTTGCTCTATCTGGCTGGTTCCTTGCAGGTAGCGCCCTTGCTGGCTCTTCGGGGCTATATAGCTTTAATTACCTGCTGCCTGCTGCGGGGGTCAGAGGTGCAGCAATAATACGCACTGCGGGGCGTTATGTTGAACGGGTGGTGAGTCATGATGCGACCTTTCGCATATTAGCACATCTACGCTTGTTCGCTTTTCAAAAAATCTTACCGTTATCCCCGGGCGGTATCGCCCGTTTTCGGCAAAGTGAAATATTGAATTGCTTTGTTGCTGATGTGGATACTTTAGATCATCTTTATCTACGAATTATTACCCCGTTAGTCGCCGCAATGGTAATTATTTTTACGGTTACTTTTGGGTTAAGCCTGTTAGATATCAATATGGCATTAACATTAGGCGCGATTTTACTGGGTTTATTGCTGTTATTACCTGTGATTTTTTACCATATCGGTAAACCTATCGGTAGTGCTCTCACCGATTTACGTGCTCTTTATCGCTCAGCACTGACCTCATGGTTACAAGGCCAAGCTGAACTTTTGGTATTTAGCACTGTGGAACGTTTTCACACTAAGTTGGCAAATATCGAGCAACATTGGCTGGTTCGTCAGCAGCAGCAGGCGTCATTGTCTGCGTTTTCTCAAGCGTTGATGATATTGGCTACTGGCTTAACGCTTATCTTGCTATTGTGGCTGGCTGCCGAAAATATTAATTTCATTCACACTGTTAGCAATGATCAAGCAAGTGCTCTTATTGCTTTCTTTGTATTTGCTGCCATCGCGGCTTTTGAAGCATTGTCACCAGTAACAGGTGCTTTTCTACACTTGGGGCAGGTGATCACTGCCGCCAAACGTGTCACACACCTTATCAAGCAACAACCTGCAGTGACCTTCCCAAGTACAGTAATCTCGTCACCTATATCATCACTGATCACCCTGGAAATGAAACAGGTAAGCTTTACCTATCCAGACCAACCATTACCTGTCTTACAAGCTATTTCATTATCACTGGCTGCAGGGGAACATATTGCGTTGCTTGGGCGTACTGGTTGTGGCAAATCCACGTTGTTGCAATTGTTAACCCGTGCTTGGGATCCGCCTCAAGGTCATATTTACATTAATAAGCAGCCCATTACCCATTTTGATGAAAGCACATTGCGCCGAATAATGGTTGTCGTTAGTCAGAGAATACATATTTTTAGCGATACATTGCGAGCCAATTTATTACTAGCTGCTCCTTCTGCTACGGATATTCAATTGCAAAAGGTATTAAACCAGGTAGGGTTACAAAATTTGTTAGCCAATGATGAGGGCTTAAATGCATGGTTAGGAGAAGGAGGGCGAGGATTATCCGGCGGTGAGCAACGTCGTTTAGGGATAGCTCGTGCACTGTTGCATTCGGCGCCATTATGGCTGCTCGATGAACCCACCGACGGGCTAGATGCAGAAACTGAACAACAAATTTTTTCGCTACTGAGGCAACACTGTCAGCGCAAAAGCTTGATACTGATTACCCATAGTCTATATGGATTGGAAACGATGGATCGTATTTGTGTAATGGATGGTGGTCGTATTGTCGAACAAGGTGATCATCAGAGCTTACTAAAAAATAAAGGTCGTTATTACCAACTCCGTAAGCGCTATGGCAGTTCACATATAATCTGA
- the ispB gene encoding octaprenyl diphosphate synthase: MNLEKLNHINQLIMEDMLAVDAMIRRQMDSKVALVNQLGDYIINSGGKRIRPMVALLVARTLDYQGDKHIDIATLIEFIHIATLLHDDVVDESDLRRGKKTPNTVFGNTASILVGDFIYTRAFQMMTRLGSMRVFEVMSTATNMIAAGEVQQLMNCNNPNITEKDYMSVIYDKTARLFEAASQSSAILAGASTEQELALQCYGCHLGTAFQLIDDLLDYSSEGNTLGKNVGDDLNEGKVTLPLLHAIQHGTEKQAAMIRQAIRQGNSRHVLTSVLEVMQECKSLDYTRQRAQEEIDKAITALKKLPANDYCAALKDITHFAINRFF; encoded by the coding sequence ATGAACCTAGAAAAATTAAACCATATTAATCAATTGATTATGGAAGATATGCTTGCTGTCGACGCAATGATTCGCCGGCAAATGGACTCCAAAGTTGCATTGGTGAACCAGCTTGGTGATTACATTATCAACAGTGGCGGGAAACGTATTCGTCCGATGGTCGCTCTCCTCGTTGCACGTACTTTGGACTATCAGGGTGATAAGCACATCGATATTGCTACATTGATAGAATTTATTCATATTGCCACACTATTGCATGATGATGTCGTCGATGAATCTGATCTAAGACGCGGTAAAAAAACCCCTAATACTGTATTTGGTAATACAGCCAGTATATTGGTCGGCGATTTTATTTATACCCGTGCCTTTCAGATGATGACTCGCCTGGGCTCAATGCGGGTGTTTGAGGTTATGTCTACAGCAACCAATATGATAGCAGCAGGTGAAGTGCAACAATTAATGAATTGTAATAATCCTAATATCACCGAAAAAGACTATATGTCTGTTATTTATGATAAAACGGCTCGACTGTTTGAAGCCGCATCACAGTCTTCTGCTATATTAGCAGGCGCCAGTACAGAGCAAGAACTGGCGTTGCAGTGCTATGGCTGTCACCTCGGCACCGCTTTTCAGTTGATTGACGATTTACTCGATTACAGCTCAGAGGGGAACACATTGGGTAAAAATGTCGGTGATGATCTTAATGAAGGCAAAGTAACACTACCACTGTTACATGCCATACAGCATGGCACAGAAAAGCAAGCTGCAATGATACGCCAAGCAATTAGACAAGGTAATAGCCGCCATGTGCTCACATCGGTACTTGAGGTTATGCAAGAATGTAAATCTTTGGACTATACCCGTCAACGGGCGCAGGAAGAAATCGACAAGGCCATTACCGCACTAAAAAAACTGCCCGCGAACGATTATTGTGCAGCGTTAAAGGACATCACTCATTTTGCTATAAATCGCTTTTTTTAA
- a CDS encoding IS630 transposase-related protein produces MSYSVDFRRKVLSVREQEGLSIRATVKRFHIGTDPLTRWLRRIEPQQSGSRRRKIDKKALVKYVELYPDAYQRERAARFGVCTKSIWQALKKWGIT; encoded by the coding sequence ATGAGCTATTCAGTTGATTTTCGACGAAAAGTCCTCAGTGTTCGAGAGCAGGAAGGCCTGAGCATAAGAGCCACCGTGAAGCGTTTCCACATTGGCACGGATCCGCTAACACGTTGGCTGAGGCGAATAGAGCCACAGCAGTCTGGCTCGCGTCGGCGTAAGATTGACAAAAAAGCCCTGGTCAAATATGTTGAGCTTTATCCGGATGCTTACCAACGGGAACGCGCGGCCCGTTTTGGGGTGTGCACGAAATCCATTTGGCAAGCCTTGAAAAAATGGGGCATCACCTAA
- a CDS encoding IS4 family transposase: MNEYRLRWKIEELFNTLKSGCCVEQCRLNTATQLTKMITLKSIIAFKLMHMTKMAALCPEATCIDVLSKIEWQTLYCRIQTTSRLPEHPPTVLQAITWLGQLGGFLNRRAEGLPGIMSLWRGYEILQENVRLFIILNNKNCG; the protein is encoded by the coding sequence TTGAATGAGTATAGACTGAGATGGAAGATAGAAGAATTATTCAACACACTGAAATCAGGATGTTGTGTTGAACAATGTCGTTTAAATACGGCAACCCAATTAACGAAAATGATCACACTCAAAAGCATTATCGCCTTCAAACTGATGCATATGACCAAAATGGCAGCGTTGTGTCCTGAGGCTACCTGCATCGATGTGTTGTCAAAGATAGAATGGCAAACGTTGTATTGTAGAATACAGACAACAAGCCGCCTTCCCGAGCATCCCCCCACAGTGCTTCAGGCAATAACATGGCTGGGTCAATTGGGAGGATTTCTTAACCGACGTGCCGAGGGTTTACCGGGAATCATGTCGCTTTGGCGAGGGTATGAGATCCTGCAAGAAAATGTGAGATTGTTCATTATTCTTAATAACAAAAATTGTGGGTAA
- a CDS encoding SPOR domain-containing protein, translating to MAQKDYVSRERLATSRSKTGRPKRVNSGSMAKIVLVLAVVLSVGFAAGFYFISHNKVDKPPLLPNRNPHTVTGLPPLPEERWRYIKELENRQIGVAKPTEPSSGSEARLLSPLTHDPSRQIMEPPSVTTPKPKLEKEKVQSWLLQCGSFRTVDQAESIRAKLAFDGIESQVTSSDGWNRVLLGPYSSRASIDTMLRRLKDTEVSGCIALSVGG from the coding sequence GTGGCACAAAAAGATTATGTAAGCCGAGAACGCTTGGCAACATCCCGGAGTAAAACTGGCCGCCCAAAGAGAGTCAACAGTGGCAGCATGGCTAAAATCGTGCTGGTTCTGGCTGTCGTACTATCGGTGGGGTTTGCTGCGGGATTTTATTTCATCAGCCATAACAAAGTAGATAAACCGCCGTTATTGCCAAATCGTAATCCTCACACTGTGACTGGATTACCTCCATTACCAGAAGAGCGTTGGCGCTATATTAAAGAATTAGAAAATCGCCAGATTGGGGTCGCAAAACCGACAGAACCTTCTTCAGGTAGTGAGGCTCGCTTGCTATCACCACTAACTCATGATCCCTCTCGTCAAATAATGGAGCCACCGTCGGTGACGACACCAAAACCCAAACTGGAAAAAGAAAAAGTACAGAGTTGGCTACTACAATGTGGTTCTTTCCGCACAGTGGATCAGGCTGAATCGATCCGGGCTAAACTGGCTTTTGATGGCATTGAAAGCCAAGTTACCTCCAGTGACGGCTGGAATCGTGTTCTACTTGGCCCTTATAGCAGCCGTGCTAGCATAGATACGATGTTGCGACGTCTCAAAGATACTGAGGTGTCAGGTTGTATTGCCCTCTCTGTGGGGGGTTGA
- the rpmA gene encoding 50S ribosomal protein L27, which produces MAHKKAGGSTRNGRDSESKRLGVKRFGGETVLAGSIIVRQRGTKFHAGTNVGCGKDHTLFAMVSGKVKFKVQGLKNRKFVSVEATVSTDKAM; this is translated from the coding sequence ATGGCGCACAAAAAAGCTGGTGGCTCGACACGTAATGGTCGCGACTCCGAAAGTAAACGCCTTGGTGTGAAACGTTTTGGTGGTGAGACGGTACTGGCTGGCAGTATTATCGTTCGTCAGCGGGGTACCAAATTCCATGCAGGTACTAACGTCGGCTGTGGTAAAGACCATACCTTGTTTGCTATGGTTAGTGGCAAAGTCAAGTTTAAGGTTCAAGGCTTGAAGAACCGTAAATTTGTCAGTGTTGAAGCTACAGTCAGTACTGACAAAGCAATGTAG
- the cydD gene encoding heme ABC transporter permease/ATP-binding protein CydD, whose product MNKTRQHELIQWLKKQSTPARPWLRLSMLLGLLGGLLMIAQAGLLATLLQSLIIDHLPRHLLVTDLCWLLVVFVLRAIVSWCRERTSFVCGMRIRLLIRNRVLEKLAQLGPSWVRGKPAGSWTTIIIEQIEDMQDYYSRYLPQIYLSALIPLLILLAVFPINWVAGLILLTTAPLIPLFMVLVGMGAADANRRNFVALARLSGKFLDSLRGLDTLRLFYRAQAETKQIVETSEHFRRRTMEVLRLAFLSSAVLEFFAAVSIALVAVYFGFSYLGVLHFGNYHTEGVTLFSGFFLLLLAPEFFQPLRDLGTFYHAKAQALGAAESLVTFLTSEAEVAIEQGDKKLSGNTPIRLVANELEILAVNGTRLAGPLNFTVLAGQRIAIVGHSGAGKSSLLHLLLGFLPYRGSLKVEGIELRELNTEAWRHQVSWIGQNPYLPEKTLRANILLSQPNASNVQLQQAIDRAYINEFLVDLPEGLETEIGDHASRLSVGQAQRVAVARVLLNPCRLLLLDEPSASLDMHSEQRVMNALSRASYAQTTLLVTHQLENICDYDLIWVMDRGMLLQQGDYSTLCQTTGAFASLLSYRSKEG is encoded by the coding sequence ATGAATAAAACAAGACAACATGAATTGATCCAATGGTTGAAAAAGCAGAGTACACCCGCACGGCCCTGGTTACGTTTATCCATGTTGTTAGGTCTGTTGGGTGGTTTACTGATGATTGCTCAGGCAGGGTTATTAGCGACACTTTTGCAGTCTTTGATTATTGATCATCTGCCTCGCCACTTGTTGGTTACCGATCTCTGCTGGCTGTTGGTAGTATTTGTGCTGCGAGCTATTGTTAGCTGGTGCCGTGAGCGTACCAGTTTTGTTTGTGGTATGCGTATCCGTTTATTAATTCGCAACAGGGTATTGGAGAAATTGGCACAATTAGGGCCGTCCTGGGTAAGAGGCAAGCCCGCCGGTAGCTGGACGACGATTATCATCGAGCAAATTGAGGATATGCAGGATTATTATTCGCGATATCTACCACAAATATATCTTTCTGCGCTTATCCCACTATTGATTCTACTGGCTGTTTTCCCTATAAATTGGGTTGCCGGCCTGATTTTATTGACTACTGCCCCTTTGATACCCCTGTTTATGGTGTTAGTCGGTATGGGAGCAGCAGATGCCAATCGACGTAATTTTGTCGCTTTGGCACGTCTCAGTGGTAAATTTCTTGATAGTTTACGTGGTTTGGATACCTTGCGGTTATTCTATCGTGCACAGGCAGAAACAAAACAAATTGTTGAAACGTCAGAACATTTTCGCCGTCGTACAATGGAAGTACTCCGTCTCGCTTTTCTGTCATCAGCGGTGTTGGAGTTCTTTGCCGCTGTCTCTATTGCGCTCGTCGCTGTTTATTTCGGCTTTTCGTATCTCGGTGTGCTGCATTTTGGTAATTACCATACAGAAGGAGTCACGCTATTTTCCGGTTTTTTTCTGTTGCTTTTGGCGCCGGAATTTTTCCAGCCCTTACGCGATCTCGGTACCTTTTATCATGCTAAAGCACAGGCCTTAGGGGCCGCGGAATCACTGGTTACTTTTTTGACAAGTGAAGCCGAGGTGGCAATTGAGCAAGGAGATAAAAAATTATCAGGCAATACACCCATCAGGCTAGTCGCCAATGAGTTAGAAATATTAGCTGTCAACGGTACTCGCTTAGCTGGACCATTAAACTTTACTGTGCTTGCCGGACAGCGGATCGCTATCGTCGGCCATAGCGGTGCAGGGAAAAGTTCATTACTTCATTTGTTACTTGGTTTTTTGCCTTACCGTGGTTCACTCAAAGTCGAGGGGATTGAACTGAGAGAATTGAATACAGAGGCATGGCGTCATCAAGTAAGTTGGATCGGTCAAAATCCCTATCTACCAGAAAAAACGTTGAGAGCGAATATTTTACTTAGTCAACCCAATGCCAGTAACGTACAGTTACAGCAGGCTATAGATCGAGCCTATATCAATGAATTTCTTGTTGATTTACCTGAAGGACTGGAAACTGAAATAGGCGATCATGCGTCACGCCTTTCTGTCGGTCAGGCACAGCGAGTAGCGGTAGCGAGAGTCTTACTTAATCCTTGTCGCCTATTATTATTGGATGAACCCAGTGCTAGCCTTGACATGCATAGTGAACAACGGGTCATGAACGCCTTAAGCAGAGCTTCCTATGCACAAACTACCCTGTTGGTGACTCATCAGCTAGAGAATATATGTGATTACGATCTTATTTGGGTGATGGATCGTGGTATGTTGCTTCAGCAAGGTGATTACAGTACGCTGTGTCAGACTACAGGCGCTTTTGCTAGCTTACTTTCTTACCGTAGCAAGGAAGGTTAA
- the rplU gene encoding 50S ribosomal protein L21, producing MYAVFQSGGKQHRVSEGQVVRLEKLDIVTGEVIEFDQVLMVADGEDIKIGVPLVDGGKIKAEVLAHGRGAKIKIVKFRRRKHYRKQQGHRQWFTDVKITGISA from the coding sequence ATGTACGCGGTTTTCCAAAGTGGTGGTAAACAACACCGGGTCAGTGAGGGTCAGGTCGTTCGTCTAGAGAAACTGGACATTGTAACGGGTGAGGTTATTGAGTTTGATCAGGTTCTAATGGTAGCTGATGGGGAAGATATCAAGATTGGCGTTCCTCTCGTCGATGGCGGTAAGATTAAAGCTGAAGTGCTTGCTCATGGCCGCGGTGCAAAAATTAAGATTGTTAAATTCCGGCGGCGTAAGCACTACCGTAAGCAACAAGGGCATCGTCAGTGGTTCACTGATGTTAAAATCACCGGCATCAGTGCTTAG
- a CDS encoding helix-turn-helix domain-containing protein has product MTVTQRKSDWHPADIIAALRKKGTTIASLSRESGLHSSTLSNALTRPWPKGEWLIAECLKIHPSKIWPSRYFDRKTGALIDRKSKIRESKL; this is encoded by the coding sequence ATGACAGTAACTCAAAGGAAGTCCGATTGGCACCCTGCCGATATAATTGCTGCATTACGCAAGAAAGGAACCACCATAGCATCTTTATCGAGGGAATCAGGGTTACATTCTTCCACTCTTTCTAACGCCTTGACGCGACCGTGGCCTAAAGGTGAATGGTTGATAGCCGAATGTCTGAAAATTCATCCATCCAAGATATGGCCATCTCGCTACTTTGATCGAAAAACTGGTGCCCTGATTGATCGTAAAAGCAAAATACGGGAATCAAAACTTTAA
- a CDS encoding TIGR01777 family oxidoreductase, with the protein MHILITGATGLIGRALTQRLLSLSHQITVLSRDPRKAFDVLGKQITCWSTLNDQQDLNNIDAVINLAGEPIADKRWTVQQKERLCQSRWQITQQLAELINVSSNPPDVFISGSAVGFYGDKEQVLVTEEEPPHDEFTHQLCARWEQLASTAESSQTRVCLLRTGVVLAAKGGALAKMLPLFRLCLGGPMGNGRQYFPWIHIDDMVNAIHYLLTNDTLCGPYNMVSPSSVCNGQFSAILAKILHRPAFLRAPASIIRLLMGESAVLVLGSQHAVPKRLEEAGFNFHHCDLEGALRDVLRNVP; encoded by the coding sequence ATGCATATCTTGATAACAGGTGCAACAGGCTTAATTGGCCGTGCGCTTACCCAACGGCTCCTGTCTCTTTCCCACCAGATAACTGTATTAAGCCGTGATCCACGGAAAGCATTTGATGTACTCGGCAAGCAAATAACCTGTTGGTCAACATTAAATGACCAACAGGATCTCAATAACATTGATGCCGTAATCAATTTGGCGGGTGAACCTATCGCTGACAAACGCTGGACAGTTCAACAAAAAGAACGGTTATGTCAAAGCCGTTGGCAGATAACCCAGCAATTAGCGGAACTGATTAATGTCAGCAGTAATCCACCTGACGTATTTATCTCCGGATCTGCAGTAGGGTTTTATGGTGATAAAGAGCAGGTATTGGTCACTGAAGAAGAACCACCACACGATGAGTTTACCCATCAGCTATGCGCGCGCTGGGAACAACTGGCATCAACGGCAGAAAGTAGCCAAACCCGTGTTTGCCTGTTACGTACCGGAGTAGTACTCGCCGCAAAAGGTGGAGCATTAGCTAAAATGCTGCCTTTGTTTCGTCTTTGTTTAGGTGGACCAATGGGTAATGGTCGTCAATACTTTCCGTGGATCCATATTGATGACATGGTGAATGCGATTCACTATCTGCTTACTAATGATACTCTATGTGGCCCCTATAACATGGTTTCTCCCTCATCAGTGTGTAATGGGCAATTCAGTGCCATACTGGCTAAGATTTTACACCGTCCGGCATTTTTACGGGCTCCGGCCAGTATTATCCGCCTACTGATGGGAGAATCAGCAGTGCTGGTGCTAGGCAGCCAACACGCCGTTCCTAAACGCCTGGAGGAAGCCGGTTTTAACTTTCACCACTGTGATTTAGAAGGGGCACTACGGGATGTACTGCGGAATGTACCATGA